The genomic segment AGCGCCGAAGGCAGAACCATGATTACGTGCCGAAATGTGCAGCAGTTGCAGAACGCGTTTCTGGACGGCGATCTGTCGCCGAGCCTGACGGCCGAGGTGCATGCACACCTGTTGCAGTGCCCCGAGTGTCAGCACCAGATCGAGACGCTTCGCGCCGCCGGAGACGTGATCGCCCGAGATCAAAGCGAGCCGACGCTGGCGAGCGGTTTCGCCCAGCGCGTGATCGCTCAATTGCCTCGCGTGGCCGAGCAGCCGGTCGCGGTGTTGCCGCGGCGGAGTGGTTCGTGGCGCGTTCGGCAGTGGGCGTCGCGTGCGGCGTTGCCGGCGGTGGCGGCGCTGGTGTTGCTGGCGGTGTGGGCACTGCCCGCACCGGAAGAGGTCGGTACACAGCCGACGCTGGTGGCCGGTGATTCGGTCGCGGTGGATGCCGCCGGCGTGACGGGCATGGTCGATCCGGCGTTGTCGGCCGTGGCCGATACGCAGCGCGCGGCGCGATCGCTGAATCAGATGATCGAATTGGGCGTGGGCCGGGCGCGGGACGGGCTCTCGTCGCGGCGGCCGCGATCCGGGGACAAGTCGGCCGCGGTTCAGGCGGAATTCTCCGTGCTGGACCTGCTGATGCAGCCGATCAATGAGATGATGGCGCCGATGAATCCGGAGCCGGAGTCCGACGAAATCGTTCGCTTTTGAGCCGGCGCGGGTTCGCCTGACTCGGCTCGATAAGCCCACAGCGTATCGAGCGTGCATCCATTCGAGCGTTTGTACTTCAAATCACATATTGGGTTCTGATCGCGTCGTCGATTGAATCGCCGGCTGTATTGGCGCAGTCATCGGCGGTTCCGCCTGCGCGCGAAGACTGGGCGCGCCTGGTGCCGGGCGAAGCGCGCTTTTACGCGGAGCTGTCGGACCTGGCCTCGGTGCGTGAGCGTTTTCGCCGCCTGGGCATCTGGAAACTGGTGCTGGATTTAAGCGAGCGCGACCAGCCCGGTGCGACGACGCGGCCGTGGGCGCAACGTGCGCAGGAGTCGCTGGGTCTGGGTCAGGATGACGTGGTGAACCAGCTGTTCGCGCGGCGCATGGCGCTGATGGCGACGGATTCGGCGCGATGGCAGCAGGGGGTGCTGCTTGGCCAACTCGCAGATGATGCGGACGTGCCGGCGCTGCTTCGACAATGGTCAGCGCAGCGGTCGTTTGAAG from the Planctomycetia bacterium genome contains:
- a CDS encoding zf-HC2 domain-containing protein, translated to MITCRNVQQLQNAFLDGDLSPSLTAEVHAHLLQCPECQHQIETLRAAGDVIARDQSEPTLASGFAQRVIAQLPRVAEQPVAVLPRRSGSWRVRQWASRAALPAVAALVLLAVWALPAPEEVGTQPTLVAGDSVAVDAAGVTGMVDPALSAVADTQRAARSLNQMIELGVGRARDGLSSRRPRSGDKSAAVQAEFSVLDLLMQPINEMMAPMNPEPESDEIVRF